Proteins encoded together in one Mycobacterium noviomagense window:
- the argJ gene encoding bifunctional glutamate N-acetyltransferase/amino-acid acetyltransferase ArgJ: MTDLAATARLVRSQGVTAPEGFRAAGIAAGIKPSGALDLALVFNEGPDSAAAGVFTRNKVKAAPVLWSRQVLTTGRLRAVILNSGGANACTGPAGFQDTHAAAEAVAAALSDWGTETGAIEIAVCSTGLIGDRLPMDKVLAGVQEVVHEMAGGLTGGEDAARAIMTTDTVPKQVALHHPGNWTIGGMAKGAGMLAPSLATMLCVLTTDAVADAAALDHALRRATAVTFDRLDIDGTCSTNDTVLLLASGASEIAPSQAELDEAVLRVCDDLCAQLQANAEGVTKRITVTVTGAASDDDAVTAARVIARDTLVKTALFGSDPNWGRVLAAVGMAPVQLDPDRITVSFNGFAVCVDGVGTPKARDVDLSGTDIDVAVNLGLGSGHGAIRTTDLSHGYVEENSAYSS; the protein is encoded by the coding sequence GTGACCGACCTGGCCGCCACTGCCCGGCTGGTGCGCTCTCAGGGCGTCACCGCGCCGGAGGGTTTCCGGGCTGCGGGCATCGCTGCCGGGATCAAGCCTTCCGGTGCGCTGGATCTCGCGTTGGTCTTCAACGAGGGCCCGGACTCCGCCGCCGCCGGCGTCTTCACCCGCAACAAAGTCAAGGCCGCGCCGGTGCTGTGGAGCCGGCAGGTCCTCACCACGGGCCGGCTGCGCGCGGTGATCCTCAACTCCGGCGGCGCCAACGCCTGCACCGGCCCCGCCGGGTTCCAAGACACCCACGCCGCGGCGGAGGCCGTCGCCGCCGCGCTATCCGACTGGGGCACCGAGACCGGCGCCATCGAGATTGCCGTCTGCTCAACGGGCCTGATCGGCGACCGGCTGCCGATGGACAAGGTGCTGGCCGGCGTTCAGGAAGTCGTTCACGAGATGGCAGGCGGACTCACCGGCGGCGAGGACGCGGCCCGGGCCATCATGACCACCGACACCGTGCCGAAACAGGTTGCGCTGCACCATCCGGGTAACTGGACCATCGGCGGAATGGCCAAGGGCGCCGGGATGCTGGCACCGTCGCTGGCCACCATGCTGTGCGTGCTGACCACCGACGCCGTCGCCGATGCCGCAGCGCTCGACCACGCCCTGCGGCGTGCCACCGCCGTCACCTTCGACCGCTTGGACATCGACGGAACCTGCTCCACCAACGACACTGTGCTGCTTTTGGCGTCTGGGGCAAGCGAAATCGCCCCCAGCCAAGCCGAACTCGATGAGGCGGTGCTTCGGGTCTGCGACGACCTGTGCGCGCAGTTGCAGGCCAACGCCGAAGGCGTCACCAAGCGCATCACCGTCACCGTGACCGGTGCGGCCAGCGATGACGACGCCGTCACCGCGGCCCGGGTCATCGCGCGCGACACCCTGGTCAAGACCGCGTTGTTCGGCTCGGACCCGAACTGGGGCCGGGTGCTCGCAGCAGTGGGCATGGCGCCGGTGCAGCTCGATCCCGACCGGATCACCGTGTCGTTCAATGGTTTTGCGGTTTGCGTCGACGGCGTCGGAACGCCGAAAGCCCGAGACGTAGACCTGTCGGGAACCGACATCGACGTCGCCGTCAACCTCGGGCTAGGCAGTGGTCACGGCGCCATCCGCACCACCGACCTGTCGCACGGTTACGTCGAAGAGAACTCCGCGTATAGCTCATGA
- a CDS encoding arginine repressor: MTRSKTTPDVTRAGRQARIVAILSSASVRSQSELAALLAAEGIDVTQATLSRDLEELGAVKLRGADGGVGVYVVPEDGSPVRGISGGTGRLSRLLGELLVSTDATGNLAVLRTPPGAAHYLASAIDRAALPYVVGTIAGDDTIFVAAREPMTGAELEAALRQLNKAEV; encoded by the coding sequence ATGACTCGTTCGAAGACCACCCCGGACGTCACCCGCGCCGGCAGGCAGGCCCGCATCGTGGCGATCCTGTCGTCGGCGTCGGTGCGCAGCCAAAGCGAGCTCGCCGCCTTGTTGGCCGCGGAGGGCATCGACGTCACACAGGCCACGCTCTCGCGCGACCTCGAAGAACTCGGCGCGGTCAAGCTGCGTGGCGCCGACGGCGGTGTTGGGGTCTACGTCGTTCCCGAAGACGGCAGCCCGGTACGCGGAATCTCCGGCGGCACAGGCCGGCTGTCACGGCTGCTGGGTGAGCTGCTGGTGTCCACCGACGCCACCGGCAATCTCGCCGTGCTGCGCACCCCGCCCGGTGCCGCTCACTACCTGGCGAGCGCAATCGACCGCGCGGCGCTGCCGTACGTCGTCGGCACGATCGCCGGAGACGACACCATCTTTGTGGCGGCTCGCGAGCCGATGACCGGCGCCGAACTCGAAGCCGCTTTGCGGCAGTTGAACAAAGCTGAAGTATAA
- the argC gene encoding N-acetyl-gamma-glutamyl-phosphate reductase: protein MAAMTLRVAVAGASGYAGGEILRLLLGHPAYADGRLTIGALTAAGNAGSTLGEQHPHLLPLAQRILEPTEVDVLRGHDVVFLALPHGYSAALAEQLDPQTLIVDCGADFRLTEPAAWQRFYGSPHAGSWPYGLPELPGARDQLRGARRIAVPGCYPTAALLALLPAVAEDLVEPAVTVVAVSGASGAGRAAKTDLLGAEVIGSARAYNVGGAHRHTPEIVQELQKVSDRKVTVSFTPVLIPTSRGILATCTAPTRAPLSQLRAAYEKAYGSEPFVHLLPEGQLPRTGAVIGSNAAHIAVAVDEDAGMLVAIAAIDNLVKGTGGAAVQSMNLALGWPETEGLPIVGVAP from the coding sequence ATGGCGGCCATGACCCTGCGAGTGGCGGTGGCTGGCGCCAGCGGCTACGCGGGAGGCGAAATCCTTCGGCTGCTGCTCGGTCACCCCGCCTACGCCGACGGCCGGTTGACGATCGGCGCGCTCACCGCGGCGGGCAACGCCGGAAGCACCCTGGGCGAGCAGCACCCCCACTTGCTGCCGCTCGCTCAGCGGATCCTGGAACCGACCGAGGTCGACGTGCTGCGCGGCCATGACGTGGTCTTCTTGGCGCTCCCGCATGGGTATTCGGCGGCGTTGGCCGAGCAACTGGATCCCCAGACGCTGATCGTGGACTGCGGCGCTGATTTCCGGCTCACCGAACCCGCAGCCTGGCAGCGCTTCTACGGTTCACCGCACGCCGGCAGCTGGCCGTACGGGTTACCCGAACTGCCCGGCGCCCGCGATCAGCTGCGCGGCGCGCGCCGCATCGCGGTTCCGGGCTGCTATCCGACTGCCGCACTGCTGGCACTGCTGCCGGCCGTCGCCGAGGACCTCGTCGAACCCGCGGTCACGGTGGTCGCCGTCAGCGGCGCATCGGGGGCTGGTCGTGCCGCGAAGACAGACTTGCTCGGCGCAGAAGTCATCGGATCGGCGCGTGCCTACAACGTCGGTGGGGCCCACCGGCACACCCCGGAGATCGTGCAGGAGTTGCAAAAGGTCAGCGACCGAAAAGTCACCGTGTCGTTCACTCCGGTGCTCATCCCCACGTCGCGCGGCATCCTGGCCACCTGCACCGCGCCGACCCGCGCGCCGCTCTCGCAGCTGCGCGCCGCCTACGAAAAGGCATACGGCAGTGAACCTTTCGTGCACTTACTGCCGGAAGGGCAGCTCCCGCGCACCGGTGCGGTGATCGGCAGCAACGCCGCGCATATCGCCGTTGCGGTCGACGAGGACGCTGGCATGCTCGTCGCGATCGCCGCCATCGACAACCTGGTCAAGGGCACCGGCGGCGCCGCCGTCCAGTCGATGAACCTGGCGCTGGGCTGGCCGGAAACCGAAGGGCTCCCGATAGTCGGGGTGGCGCCGTGA
- the argF gene encoding ornithine carbamoyltransferase: MSTPRHFLRDDDLSPQEQADVLKLAARLKKDPLSCRPLEGPRGVAVIFDKNSTRTRFSFETGIAQLGGHAVVVDARSTQLGRDETFGDTAKVLSRYVDAIVWRTFGQDRLIAMAESATVPVVNALSDQFHPCQVLADLQTIAERKGSLPGLKLSYFGDGANNMAHSLLLGGVTAGMHVTIAAPDEFAPDKAVLVAAEQRAATTGASVSVTADPQAAAEGADVLVTDTWTSMGQENDGLDRLQPFRAFQVNSELLALADPECIVLHCLPAHRGQEITDEVMDGPHSAVWDEAENRLHAQKALLVWLLERSR, encoded by the coding sequence ATGAGCACGCCACGGCATTTCCTACGCGATGACGACCTGTCCCCGCAAGAACAGGCCGATGTGCTGAAGTTGGCGGCTCGACTGAAGAAGGATCCGCTCAGCTGCCGCCCGCTGGAGGGGCCGCGGGGCGTTGCGGTGATTTTCGACAAGAACTCCACCCGTACCCGGTTTTCGTTCGAGACGGGCATCGCTCAGCTGGGCGGCCACGCCGTGGTCGTCGACGCCCGCAGCACCCAACTGGGCCGCGACGAGACGTTCGGCGACACCGCAAAAGTCTTGTCCCGCTATGTCGATGCGATCGTGTGGCGAACGTTTGGCCAGGACCGGCTGATCGCCATGGCCGAGAGCGCCACTGTCCCGGTCGTCAACGCGCTGTCCGACCAGTTCCATCCGTGCCAGGTGCTGGCCGACCTGCAGACGATCGCCGAACGCAAGGGATCGCTGCCCGGGCTGAAGCTGTCCTACTTCGGTGACGGCGCCAACAACATGGCGCACTCGCTGCTGCTCGGCGGCGTCACCGCGGGCATGCATGTGACCATCGCCGCTCCCGACGAGTTCGCGCCCGACAAAGCGGTTCTCGTTGCCGCCGAGCAGCGCGCCGCGACCACCGGAGCGTCGGTCAGCGTGACCGCCGACCCGCAGGCCGCAGCCGAAGGCGCCGACGTGCTGGTGACCGATACCTGGACGTCAATGGGTCAGGAGAACGACGGGCTGGACCGGTTACAGCCGTTCCGGGCGTTCCAGGTCAACTCCGAGCTGCTGGCGCTGGCTGACCCGGAGTGCATTGTGCTGCACTGTCTTCCGGCCCACCGCGGTCAGGAAATCACCGACGAGGTGATGGACGGCCCGCACAGCGCGGTGTGGGACGAGGCGGAGAACCGGTTGCACGCGCAGAAGGCACTGCTCGTCTGGTTGCTGGAGAGGTCCCGATGA
- the argH gene encoding argininosuccinate lyase: protein MSTNEGSLWGGRFADGPSDALVALSRSTHFDWVLAPYDIAASKAHARVLFRAGLLSEEQRDGLLVGLDRLADDVADGSFGPVDTDEDVHAALERGLIERVGPDLGGRLRAGRSRNDQVATLIRMWLRDAVRRVAAGVLDVVGALTDQAATYPTAIMPGKTHLQSAQPILLAHHLLAHAHPLLRDVDRIVDFDERTAISPYGSGALAGSSLGLDPDVVAEELGFSAAADNSVDATAARDFAAEAAFVLAMIGVDLSRLAEDIIIWSSTEFGYVTLHDSWSTGSSIMPQKKNPDIAELARGKSGRLIGNLAGLLATLKAQPLAYNRDLQEDKEPVFDSVAQLELLLPAMAGLVSSLTFNVQRMATLAPAGYTLATDMAEWLVRQGIPFRAAHEAAGAAVRTAEQRGVGLEQLTDDELAAIHPALTAEVRNVLTVEGSVSSRDARGGTAPIQVGKQLDSVRDTADRLRHQLWR, encoded by the coding sequence ATGAGCACCAACGAGGGATCGCTGTGGGGCGGGCGGTTCGCCGACGGCCCCTCTGATGCGCTGGTTGCGCTGAGCCGGTCCACCCACTTCGACTGGGTGCTGGCGCCCTACGACATCGCCGCATCCAAGGCGCACGCCCGGGTGTTGTTCCGGGCCGGGCTGCTCAGCGAAGAGCAGCGTGACGGGCTGCTGGTCGGGCTGGACCGCCTCGCCGACGACGTGGCCGACGGCAGCTTTGGGCCCGTTGACACCGACGAGGATGTGCACGCAGCGCTGGAGCGCGGCCTGATCGAGCGGGTGGGTCCGGACCTGGGTGGCCGGCTGCGAGCCGGGCGATCGCGAAACGACCAGGTGGCCACGTTGATTCGGATGTGGCTGCGCGACGCGGTGCGCCGCGTCGCCGCCGGGGTGCTCGACGTCGTCGGCGCGCTCACCGACCAGGCCGCCACCTATCCCACTGCGATCATGCCGGGCAAGACACATCTGCAATCGGCACAGCCCATTCTGTTGGCCCACCATCTGCTCGCGCACGCTCATCCGCTGCTGCGCGACGTCGATCGGATCGTCGACTTCGACGAGCGCACCGCGATATCACCGTATGGCTCCGGAGCGCTGGCCGGCTCGTCGTTGGGCCTCGATCCCGATGTTGTCGCCGAAGAGCTGGGATTCTCGGCAGCCGCGGACAATTCGGTCGATGCGACCGCGGCTCGGGATTTCGCCGCGGAGGCGGCGTTCGTGCTTGCGATGATCGGCGTCGACCTGTCGCGGCTCGCCGAAGACATCATCATCTGGAGCTCAACGGAATTCGGGTACGTCACCCTGCATGACTCATGGTCGACGGGCAGCTCGATCATGCCGCAGAAGAAAAACCCCGACATCGCCGAGCTGGCCCGCGGCAAATCCGGCCGGTTGATCGGCAACCTGGCCGGGCTGCTGGCCACGCTGAAGGCCCAGCCGCTGGCTTACAACCGGGATCTGCAAGAGGACAAAGAGCCGGTATTCGACTCGGTGGCCCAGCTGGAACTACTGCTGCCGGCCATGGCCGGACTGGTTTCTAGCCTGACATTCAACGTGCAGCGGATGGCGACACTGGCGCCGGCCGGCTATACCCTGGCCACCGATATGGCAGAATGGCTTGTGCGGCAAGGAATTCCATTCCGCGCAGCGCACGAGGCCGCCGGCGCGGCGGTGCGAACAGCGGAGCAACGCGGCGTCGGGCTGGAACAACTGACCGACGACGAGCTGGCCGCCATCCATCCCGCCCTGACCGCGGAGGTCCGCAACGTACTGACGGTCGAGGGCTCGGTATCGTCGCGCGACGCCCGCGGGGGCACAGCGCCGATCCAGGTCGGCAAACAGCTGGATAGCGTGCGCGACACCGCCGATCGGCTGCGACACCAGCTGTGGCGTTAG
- a CDS encoding acetylornithine transaminase — MQQRWSAVMMNNYGTPPVALASGDGAVVTDVDGKSYLDLLGGIAVNILGHRHPAVIEAVTEQLSTLCHTSNLYATEPGIALAEALVALLGAEARVFLCNSGTEAVELAFKLSRLTGRTKLVAAQDAFHGRTMGSLALTGQPAKQAPFAPLPGDVTHVPYGDVDVLAAAVSDDTAAVFLEPIMGECGVVVPPDGYLVAARDITARHGALLVLDEVQTGMGRTGTFFAHQHDGITPDVVTLAKGLGGGLPIGACLAVGPAAELLTPGLHGSTFGGNPVCAAAALAVLRVLAADDLVRRSEVLGKSLRHGIESLGHPLVDHVRGRGLLCGVVLTAPKAKDVETAARSGGFLINAAAPDVIRLAPPLIITEHQIDTFITALPAILDTASETA; from the coding sequence ATGCAGCAGCGTTGGTCAGCCGTGATGATGAACAACTACGGCACCCCGCCGGTGGCGCTGGCCAGCGGTGACGGCGCGGTGGTCACCGACGTCGACGGCAAGTCTTACCTCGATTTGCTCGGCGGCATCGCGGTCAACATCCTCGGCCACCGCCATCCCGCGGTGATCGAGGCGGTCACCGAGCAACTGTCGACCCTGTGCCACACCTCCAACCTGTATGCCACCGAGCCCGGTATCGCGCTGGCTGAGGCACTGGTCGCCTTGCTCGGGGCCGAGGCGCGGGTGTTCCTGTGCAATTCCGGCACCGAGGCCGTCGAGCTGGCGTTCAAGCTGTCCCGGCTGACCGGCCGTACGAAACTTGTTGCGGCACAAGACGCATTCCACGGCCGCACGATGGGGTCGCTGGCCCTGACCGGCCAGCCGGCCAAGCAGGCGCCGTTCGCACCGCTGCCCGGCGACGTCACGCACGTGCCGTACGGCGACGTCGATGTGCTGGCGGCCGCGGTGTCCGACGACACCGCTGCGGTGTTCCTGGAGCCGATCATGGGGGAGTGCGGTGTCGTCGTGCCGCCCGACGGCTACCTTGTTGCGGCCCGCGACATTACGGCGCGGCACGGCGCGCTGCTGGTGCTCGACGAAGTGCAGACCGGGATGGGACGCACCGGCACCTTTTTCGCCCACCAGCACGACGGCATCACCCCGGATGTGGTGACCTTGGCCAAGGGTCTCGGTGGTGGGCTGCCGATCGGGGCGTGCCTGGCGGTCGGGCCGGCGGCGGAGCTGCTGACGCCCGGCCTGCACGGCAGCACCTTCGGCGGCAACCCGGTGTGCGCGGCCGCGGCCTTGGCGGTGCTGCGTGTGCTGGCCGCCGACGATCTGGTGCGCCGCTCCGAGGTGCTGGGAAAGTCGTTGCGGCACGGCATCGAATCGCTCGGCCACCCTCTGGTCGACCACGTCCGGGGCCGCGGCTTGTTGTGCGGTGTCGTGCTCACCGCGCCCAAAGCTAAAGACGTCGAGACCGCTGCGCGCAGCGGCGGTTTCCTGATCAACGCCGCCGCACCCGATGTCATCCGGTTGGCGCCGCCGCTGATCATCACCGAGCACCAGATCGACACCTTCATCACCGCGCTGCCAGCCATCCTCGACACCGCTTCGGAGACGGCATGA
- the argB gene encoding acetylglutamate kinase: MTTSELPTQVKAQVLAEALPWLKQLHGKIVVVKYGGNAMTDDTLKHAFAADMAFLRNCGIHPVVVHGGGPQITAMLQRLGIAGDFKGGFRVTTPEVLDVARMVLFGQVGRELVNLINAHGPYAVGITGEDAQLFTAVRRRVTVDGVATDIGLVGDVAHVNAAAVLDLIAARRIPVVSTLAPDTDGVVYNINADTAAAALAEALGAEKLLMLTDVEGVYTRWPDRDSLVSEVDTATLTQLLPTLEEGMIPKVEACLRAVSGGVPSAHVIDGRVEHCVLVELFTDAGTGTKVVAA, encoded by the coding sequence ATGACCACTAGCGAATTGCCCACCCAGGTCAAAGCGCAGGTGCTCGCCGAGGCCCTGCCCTGGCTCAAGCAACTGCACGGCAAGATCGTCGTCGTCAAATACGGCGGCAACGCGATGACGGACGACACGCTCAAGCATGCGTTCGCCGCCGACATGGCGTTTTTGCGCAACTGTGGCATCCATCCCGTCGTCGTCCACGGCGGTGGACCGCAGATCACGGCGATGCTGCAGCGGCTCGGCATCGCCGGCGACTTCAAGGGCGGATTCCGGGTCACCACACCGGAAGTGCTCGACGTCGCACGCATGGTGCTGTTCGGGCAAGTGGGCCGGGAACTGGTCAACCTGATCAACGCGCACGGACCCTACGCCGTCGGTATCACCGGTGAAGACGCGCAGCTGTTCACCGCGGTGCGCCGCCGCGTCACGGTCGACGGTGTCGCCACCGACATCGGGCTGGTGGGCGACGTCGCACACGTCAATGCCGCCGCCGTGTTGGATCTGATTGCGGCACGGCGCATTCCGGTGGTGTCCACGCTTGCACCGGATACCGACGGAGTGGTGTACAACATCAACGCCGACACCGCGGCGGCGGCGCTGGCCGAAGCGTTGGGCGCCGAGAAGCTGTTGATGCTCACCGATGTGGAAGGGGTGTACACCCGCTGGCCGGACCGCGATTCGTTGGTCAGCGAAGTCGATACCGCGACACTCACCCAACTGCTGCCGACGCTGGAGGAGGGCATGATTCCGAAGGTCGAAGCGTGTCTGCGCGCCGTTTCCGGCGGTGTGCCGAGCGCGCACGTCATTGACGGTCGGGTGGAGCATTGCGTGTTGGTCGAGCTGTTCACCGACGCGGGCACCGGCACCAAGGTGGTGGCGGCATGA
- a CDS encoding argininosuccinate synthase, producing the protein MSERVILAYSGGLDTSVAISWIGKETGREVVAVAIDLGQGGEDMGVVRQRALDCGAVEAVVVDARDEFAEGYCLPTIMSNGLYMDRYPLVSAISRPLIVKHLVAAARQYGGSIVAHGCTGKGNDQVRFEVGFASLAPDLEVLAPVRDYAWTREKAIAFAEENAIPINVTKRSPFSIDQNVWGRAVETGFLEHLWNAPTKDVYSYTEDPTVNWNTPDEVIVGFECGVPVSIDGRPVTVLQAIEELNRRGGAQGVGRLDVVEDRLVGIKSREIYEAPGAMVLITAHTELEHVTLERELGRFKRLTDQRWAELVYDGLWYSPLKAALEAFVAKTQEHVTGEIRMVLHGGHIAVNGRRSPESLYDFNLATYDEGDSFDQSKAKGFVYVHGLSSKLAARRDLR; encoded by the coding sequence ATGTCCGAGCGCGTCATCCTGGCGTATTCCGGCGGTCTGGACACCTCGGTTGCGATCAGCTGGATTGGCAAGGAGACCGGCCGGGAAGTCGTCGCGGTAGCCATCGACCTCGGCCAGGGCGGCGAGGACATGGGGGTGGTGCGCCAGCGGGCGCTGGACTGCGGCGCGGTCGAGGCGGTCGTCGTCGATGCCCGCGACGAGTTCGCCGAGGGCTACTGCCTGCCCACGATCATGTCGAACGGCCTCTACATGGACCGCTACCCGCTCGTGTCGGCGATCAGCCGGCCCCTGATCGTCAAACATCTGGTCGCGGCTGCACGTCAATACGGCGGCAGCATCGTCGCGCACGGGTGTACCGGCAAGGGCAACGACCAGGTGCGCTTCGAGGTCGGATTCGCCTCGCTCGCACCGGATCTGGAGGTGCTGGCCCCGGTTCGAGATTACGCGTGGACCCGCGAGAAGGCCATTGCGTTCGCTGAGGAGAACGCCATCCCGATCAACGTCACCAAACGTTCGCCGTTCTCGATCGACCAGAACGTCTGGGGCCGCGCGGTGGAAACCGGCTTCCTGGAACACCTGTGGAACGCGCCGACCAAAGACGTGTACTCCTACACCGAAGATCCCACCGTCAACTGGAATACCCCTGACGAGGTGATCGTCGGCTTCGAGTGCGGGGTGCCGGTGTCGATCGACGGCAGACCTGTCACGGTCCTGCAGGCCATCGAGGAGCTCAACCGCCGCGGCGGCGCGCAAGGTGTCGGGCGGCTCGACGTCGTGGAGGACCGGCTGGTCGGCATCAAGAGCCGCGAAATCTACGAGGCTCCCGGGGCGATGGTGCTGATCACCGCGCACACCGAGCTCGAACACGTCACGCTGGAGCGCGAACTCGGCCGGTTCAAGCGGCTGACCGATCAGCGCTGGGCCGAGCTCGTCTACGACGGCCTGTGGTATTCGCCGCTGAAGGCGGCGTTGGAGGCTTTCGTCGCCAAAACACAAGAGCATGTGACCGGCGAGATCCGAATGGTGTTGCATGGTGGGCACATCGCCGTCAACGGGCGGCGCAGCCCGGAGTCGCTGTACGACTTCAACTTGGCCACCTACGACGAGGGCGACAGCTTCGATCAGTCCAAGGCGAAGGGCTTCGTGTACGTGCACGGGCTGTCGTCGAAACTAGCGGCCCGCAGGGACTTGCGGTGA
- a CDS encoding ABC-F family ATP-binding cassette domain-containing protein — protein MAHLLGAENVHLEYPTRVVFESVSLGVSDGDRIGIVGRNGDGKSSLLGLLTGQLRPNSGRVTRRSGLRVGALSQADTLGGVGTVRRTLVGDRAEHEWAANPRIREVVNGLASDFPWDAELSALSGGQRRRVQLAALLLGDWDVIALDEPTNHLDIEGITWLAAHLRQRWARNTGGLLLVTHDRWFLDEVATTTWEVHDGTVEPFDGGYAAYVLQRVERDRLAAVAEAKRQNLMRKELAWLRRGPPARTSKPKFRIEAANQLIADVPPLRNTVELAKLATARLGKDVIDLLDVSVSFGGQPVLRDVEWRIAPGERAGIVGANGAGKSTLLGLIAGSVQPDTGRVKRGKTVRLAMLDQQCDELAPMAGDRVADVVGRLRSGYRVADREVSPTQLLERLGFSRAQLSARVGDLSGGFRRRLQLMLTLLAEPNVLLLDEPTNDVDTDMLAATEDLLDSWPGTLIVVSHDRYLLERITDQQYAVRDGRLRHLPGGIDEYLRLAAAASERRPDTAAKSTSGAELRAVQKETAALERRLARLADQIADKRTELAEHEPSDHVGLTRLTQELRALEDDAAALEDRWLELSEQIE, from the coding sequence GTGGCGCACCTGCTGGGGGCCGAGAACGTCCACCTCGAGTACCCGACTCGGGTCGTGTTCGAATCGGTGAGTTTGGGCGTCAGTGACGGCGATCGCATCGGCATCGTCGGACGAAACGGAGACGGCAAATCCAGTCTGCTGGGTTTGCTGACCGGTCAGTTGCGTCCGAATTCCGGCCGGGTCACTCGCCGCAGCGGGCTGCGGGTGGGTGCGTTGAGCCAGGCCGACACACTGGGCGGCGTCGGCACTGTCCGGCGGACGCTGGTCGGCGACCGGGCGGAGCACGAGTGGGCGGCTAACCCGCGTATCCGCGAGGTGGTCAATGGGCTGGCGTCCGACTTTCCTTGGGACGCTGAGCTATCCGCTCTGTCCGGCGGGCAGCGGCGTCGTGTGCAGCTGGCCGCACTGCTGCTCGGCGACTGGGACGTGATCGCCCTCGACGAGCCCACTAACCATCTGGACATCGAAGGAATCACCTGGTTGGCCGCCCACCTGCGCCAGCGGTGGGCGCGTAACACCGGGGGTCTTTTGCTCGTGACCCATGACCGGTGGTTTCTCGACGAGGTGGCGACCACGACATGGGAAGTACATGACGGGACGGTTGAGCCGTTCGACGGCGGTTACGCGGCTTATGTGCTGCAGCGCGTCGAGCGGGACCGGCTGGCGGCCGTGGCGGAGGCGAAACGGCAGAACCTGATGCGCAAGGAGTTGGCCTGGCTGCGCCGAGGGCCGCCGGCGCGGACGTCCAAACCGAAGTTTCGGATCGAGGCGGCCAACCAGCTGATCGCCGACGTGCCGCCGCTGCGCAACACGGTAGAGCTGGCGAAGCTGGCGACGGCGCGGCTGGGCAAGGACGTGATCGACCTGCTCGACGTGTCGGTCTCCTTCGGTGGTCAGCCGGTGCTGCGCGATGTCGAATGGCGGATCGCTCCCGGCGAACGGGCCGGGATCGTCGGTGCCAACGGTGCCGGCAAGTCCACGCTGCTGGGGCTGATCGCCGGGAGCGTGCAGCCGGACACCGGCCGGGTCAAGCGCGGCAAGACGGTTCGGCTGGCGATGCTCGACCAGCAGTGCGACGAGCTGGCGCCGATGGCCGGCGACCGCGTCGCCGACGTGGTAGGTAGGCTGCGCAGCGGCTACCGGGTCGCGGACCGGGAAGTCAGCCCAACGCAGCTGTTGGAGCGGCTCGGGTTTTCCCGAGCGCAGTTGTCGGCGCGGGTGGGCGACTTGTCCGGCGGTTTCCGTCGGCGGCTGCAGTTGATGCTGACGCTGCTGGCCGAACCGAATGTGCTGTTGCTCGACGAGCCGACCAACGACGTGGACACCGACATGCTCGCGGCCACCGAGGACTTGCTGGACTCCTGGCCGGGAACGTTGATTGTGGTTTCCCACGACCGCTATCTGTTGGAACGGATCACCGACCAGCAGTACGCGGTTCGGGATGGGCGACTGCGCCATTTACCCGGCGGCATCGACGAATACCTGCGGCTGGCAGCGGCTGCCAGTGAGCGGCGTCCCGACACTGCCGCGAAGTCCACGTCCGGCGCTGAACTGCGCGCCGTGCAGAAGGAGACCGCAGCCCTCGAGCGCCGGTTGGCGCGGCTGGCCGACCAAATCGCGGATAAACGCACCGAACTCGCTGAGCACGAGCCCTCCGACCACGTCGGGTTGACGCGACTGACGCAGGAGTTGCGGGCGCTGGAAGACGACGCCGCCGCGCTGGAGGACCGCTGGCTTGAGCTTTCCGAGCAGATCGAGTGA